In Dyadobacter sp. NIV53, a single window of DNA contains:
- a CDS encoding vanadium-dependent haloperoxidase codes for MKVYSNSIQYGQAVSDSILKWAADDNYLLTRKKRRYSYSKQPGKWTPTPPGYIDAVEPYWSQIRPVSLDSAGQFKPVPPPVFSTDTASAFMKDVKEVYRVTQNMNKEEILIASFWDCNPFYLNTQGHLNFATKKLSPGGHWISIAGQAAEIAKADWPKTTSAYLLTSVALFDGFISCWDEKYRSQLIRPETVINAYVSEKWRPLLQTPPFPEYTSGHSVISTAAAQVLSNIFGNEFPYIDNTEVDYGLPVRHFKSFSDAAQEAAISRLYGGIHYRSAIMNGKLQGENIGNQVIKTIILR; via the coding sequence ATGAAAGTCTATAGCAATTCAATTCAATACGGACAGGCAGTGAGTGACAGTATCCTGAAATGGGCGGCCGACGATAATTATTTGCTGACGCGGAAAAAGAGGAGATATTCATACAGTAAGCAACCGGGGAAATGGACGCCTACTCCACCCGGGTATATTGATGCCGTAGAGCCATACTGGAGTCAGATACGTCCGGTAAGCCTTGATTCAGCTGGTCAGTTTAAGCCGGTTCCACCGCCTGTGTTTAGTACAGACACTGCCAGTGCTTTCATGAAGGATGTAAAAGAGGTATATCGGGTTACTCAAAATATGAATAAAGAAGAAATCCTGATTGCCAGTTTTTGGGATTGTAATCCATTTTATCTTAATACACAGGGACATCTGAACTTTGCCACAAAAAAATTATCTCCTGGCGGACACTGGATCTCTATCGCCGGACAGGCAGCTGAAATTGCCAAAGCCGACTGGCCAAAAACTACCTCAGCTTATCTGCTGACCTCTGTTGCTTTGTTTGATGGTTTTATAAGTTGCTGGGATGAAAAATACCGCAGCCAGCTTATCAGGCCCGAAACGGTAATTAATGCTTATGTAAGTGAGAAGTGGAGACCATTGTTACAGACTCCGCCTTTTCCTGAATATACGAGCGGGCATAGTGTAATTTCCACAGCCGCCGCTCAGGTACTCTCAAATATTTTCGGGAATGAATTTCCATATATTGACAATACAGAAGTAGACTACGGTTTGCCCGTCAGGCATTTTAAATCTTTCAGCGATGCGGCTCAGGAAGCTGCAATTAGCAGGCTTTACGGAGGCATACACTATCGCTCAGCCATAATGAATGGAAAATTGCAGGGTGAAAATATTGGCAATCAGGTAATAAAAACAATTATACTTAGATAG